A stretch of DNA from Anopheles nili chromosome 2, idAnoNiliSN_F5_01, whole genome shotgun sequence:
ACCGCTAAAGCATCCGGCATCCCATTACGAATCAGTAGATTACGTGCGCTACTGGTCATAAATCAACATAAAATCCGTTTCAAAGCTGCCCCTCACGGTGCAATCCGCAAATCATGCCCCGACAAGGAACGCTGGAATTCCAAACACCTGTCATCGTCCAGGAATGCACGATAATCGTGAATCCGCGATAATCCCCGTCCCACCTGCTTGGGAGCcatccttttttgctctcctttctTATCACCGTATCAAGTTACGCGGCAAAGATGCGCGAAACAATAGTATTGTGAGCAGCTCCCGGTCGGCGATTgttgccaaaagaaaaaaatgaaaaagcgaACGCCCTCTTCCGGTGCCGCGTCCCGGGGCGCACGATCggttcaatcaatcaatttattgGCCCCGCGGTGCATCGGTATCGCGACACTGACaaggtgcgtgcgtgtgtgtgtgtggcgctCGGGGGTGGGTGATCGTAAATCAAATGCCAAGAAAGTGAGCAAGATATGAGCCCAAAATAGCCGCTGGAAGCGGGAAATGCGCGACAAAGCAATATATATATTGCGCCCCAGCGAGCGATCGCAAATAGGCCGAACCGAAGTTTGCGAGGATTAGAACCAACCACGTATAAGGAGTGACACACACGAGTTTTGGGAATGTTTGGCCAACAACGCACCGGacaggaaacaaacaaaattccaGCCGCAAGGGCAGCGGCTTATGCTTCGCGGGCAAACATACCTTCGGCATCGCGATCGCCGCAGCGATTGGCAATCTGTGATAAGATTTTTATGGCCCGCTCAATATCTGAAACcctccgaaaaaaagggaaggaaagcGGTGACGTGCAGGGGGGTATTTCATTCATGGAACTTGGAAAAATGCCTCCGCTTCTTGTTGATTGTGTTGTTCGCTCTTCTTTCCcttacgaaaataaaacgtatGAGGAATTATAGGTTTCTCATTTTgttgccgctttttttttggaactcCCCATGCCCACCGATGGTCGCAGGTTAGGGGTTTTATtgccgcattttttttatcggttATTTGACCAAATCGGATCCTCGACGAGGCGCAACATTACCCACCCATTCACGGGTGTATAGGTCGGGCAGGCCCACGATTTTAGCGTTCGCCTTTGCGAGGCCACACCGATTAGACAGCGGGTAAGCAAACACCGCAACCGTTATCGAACGGAAGATCTTATCTCGACAAGGGCGCGTCAGGACCGAGCGGCCAAAAAACGGCCGTTATCGGGGCGGAGGTAAAATGTCAATGTTTTTCCGCATTCAAATTACCACTCCGATGGCCGAGTTTCAGTGGAATTGCATCAATCGCCACCCGCTAGGGAAaacaacacccacacaccggcTATTGTTCGAACATCCTGTTATCGGAATCGAGCTAGCACGCGATGTAAAAGCTGCCCCGTCATGATGCAACGAACGTCGGCCGCTGGGCAGCAGTTAGCACCCCCTTTTGGGACGGATCAAAATCTCCCTCTGCCAAAGGGCGTCATGTTTACGCCTCTAATAACAActgcacacactcacacacgcatggTATGGATGCAACAATTCTTGAAACCGGGAAGCATTTCGCACGTCTGATACCTAGCGTGAACGCGTAATCGCTGTCGCCGTAGAAATAAAGCTACTAATTACCGCCGACGGGCGCGTTAATATATTGCGCGCGTTTTGATATTTCGAAGCGACATCCTGGCCTACTCTGGTAGGGCCTATCGTACACCCTAAGGGGGGCCCTGGCCCTGTGCTAATCGGTCATTTAAATACGTACgcctttgttttgcttgttgcAAGCCGTTTAATGCCAACCATTCCCGACATGACATCAGGGTGATATTTCAGTGGACAGTAATTGACAGTGACAGTTTGGAGATGTTTACTACTTTTCTTAGTCGCCGTGAGCTGGATGGCACCGATCAGAAACCTTGGCCGATGCATCGATGGGCTGTTCGAGTTCACTTTGGTTCCTGATCGAAGTATGGAATTGAAACATGCGAGTCACATTTCCGCACGCGTGCATTTGCACATCACCAGCAAGTgagcatgtgtgtatgtgatcCAGATTAGACGTCAAATCTAGGCGGCAGCGTGCGTTTCCTAGCAACGTAGCCATGGataattacattacattaGTTCCCTGGCGGCTGAAGCGTGGAATTGCGTGGCGCACTCAGCAATTGCGCCTTCATCCTTCACCTGTCATCTGTGCGGCTGAAGAGAATGGCTTTCTTTTAATGTCGCTTCAAAGGTTCCAGTGCTAAGGCAGCGAAAGGCAGACACCACCTTCTGGGCTGTCGTGACCATCGCGGAAGACACTGGCGGCAATGAAGCGAACACGAACGCCACTAGCGAGCACTAGGAGGTCGACTaggagcaagagagagagagagagagaaatcgaGAGAAGGGCAGAAAGAAGGGCCGGTGGAATTCTTATGCGCTCAGTGGGGTTATGTAGCGGTGCTTCtttgggcaaatatttgctttaCAAAATCAAATCGTCAAACAGCGGCTCAAATGGGCTGACTTGGCCCCGGGGCGCGAGTAACGTGCTCTGCCCGGGCCCGATGTCCGCCATTGACGCAGCGAGGATATCGAAGGGTGTAAGCCCTTACCACCCTCTGGAGTtgcctctcgctctctctctctctctctctctctgtctctctatcACTCGGTGCACTTGTTGTATGGCGTTATGTTTTCGACTTTCTAGGCAGAGAttcgtgcgttcgtgcgtgcaTGCACGTGCAGCTGTGTGTAtcgatgtgcgtgtgtgtgtatgttgttgctttgctttgtCCCCTTTTGTTAAATACCATCCCCCAACCAGTCAAAGTCAGCCGAGCTCCACGGCCTCCTTAGACCATTCCCGTCATCACTTTCATCCACACCGCCCGAACGTTTccatgtgtgtgcgtatgtgtgtggttgCAGTTAACTATTACTACACGGGGTCTTTCTTTTGCGCGGTGGGAAGTTCTATTGGCTCGATAAGCCCCCCCAGTCCATGAAAGGGGGGCGGGTGTTTGGGTGGTGTAGCGCACCACCCATCCCGGCcgatatatatgtgtgtgtgtgtatgggtgtggtGCCCCGTGCAATGGCTGCATTTATTGTTTGCTCCGTTTGAACGCCTTAAATCGAAGCGACCCTTCAGCCAGGTGGCAGGAACGGTGCGGACACTTGCCCGAAAAACTAACGCACCTCTTCGCCTTCcatcccccccctccccctatACCTCCCGCCAGTGACAGGTGGATCGGTTGCAATCGGAACTGTGGGAAAATGACGTCCACACAATTGCGCGTCGCGAGTGGACGCGCAAACACTTGAACGCAGCCCAAGCGCTTACCGAAGCCAGCccgttttacttttcgtaGGTAAGGGGTTATGCCCTTTTACGCCACCCCACCCTAAAATGCCGCCCTTCATTTGGGTGTAAACGCATGCTCGTGCGTTAAAATTATCTGGCGGAATTTAGCTGGTTGGGATCGTTAATAAAAGTGCGAGAAATGGTGCACCCACCAACTGCCTGGTAATGACTTTGCGCTGTCCTAAAATAGATCCttatttaatttgataaaATCACACACAACAGCTCGTGGAAAAAAGTTCATCCTCCCCGACGGGGAATCGAACCCCGGTCTCCCGCGTGACAGGCGGGGATACTGACCACTATACTATCGAGGACCTTGATCTATGGCGGCACATGTTACAACCCGACCAAGCatgataaatgaaatgaagcatTGTGAAAATTTGTTGTGCTGAATATTGAGTTATAAATCGCGCGCTAATGTACAACTTTCTCTTTTTATACATTTCCATTCAGCGCGCGTTAAATGATCACACTGCAGCGACAGACTCCTTCAGAAGTTGATTGCAGCCTTCCCAAATTGAATATATGTTCCGTTAAATGTGAACGTTATAGCCCTTAACACGTTATTTACCGGTGCACCTGCAGGAGGCCAATCTTATCAGTTACATGCAGTAGAAATTTCACCtccataaaaacaaataaatggtTTAACTCGTGAAAGGTGTTTTCCATTGggaaagtaagaaaaaaaggaatgttAGACTTTAATCACGCGCGAATAATAGGAGGATagtttgacaaaaaaaactatcatcaTGTGAATTGCCGCGACGTTCAAGAACGAGCACGGTTGCATTGGTAACAATTTGCATTcctcaaaaaacaaaagtatccCTCTCAAACCCTCCCTCGGCACGGTCCTTCGCGATGCCATGGGGCGAAATGTTAAAAGTCAAATTGCCAAGGGCGTCGCTAGCAAATGGCACTTCAGTTTCCTGCCCTTCCACCCAATCCCCAACCGTCGGTTGACGCCCCCTCACCGAAAGGGCTCGCCGTGGGGGCTTTCTACTTTTCCAACTTTCCGTTTCGGAGCACCGTGGCCTGTCGTGCGTACGTCCTGCCAGTCTCCCCACCAGTGTCCTCCCTCCAGCGTGCTCGCGTATCCTCCGTCTCGATCACTCTCATTAACCATTTATCTCGTTATCTGATTGAGTGATGTTTGCCGTGGCCGTTACAACATGCATTTCTCGTACATTTTCTCATTGCTTTCGTCAATTTCATCAACTTTTGTCAACGCTTTCCGTTTGTCTTTGCGACGGGCAAGGGGGGGGCTGCCGATGGCGGCCCAACGAGCGGCTTTGTGTGCTCGGAAATATgtatattttgctttttcacttTTTACCCACCGTTTCCTTCGACCGGCCCTTCGGCCGCAACGGCTTAAGTTCCGAGCctcccgcgcgcgcgcgcacccttTTCTCCTCCGACGCGGGAAAGGTTCGTATTTTTCATCAcacattttcttccctttgTTGTGCGCCGTGTTGAGGACGTATGTTTCATGAATAATGCAAACTATTTTTTATCGGGGTGGCCCTTTATTGTAATGCACGCGCGCTTCtatcgtgtgcgtgcgtgtgtgctttttttttgttgccttcaaTCTTTCCCCATCACGCCTGCTTTGTCTTTGCCCAATGTCAGCCCATCTCCGCGACCCTTtggcgcgcgcacacacacacacacacacacacacacacacaagcccgCTACATACATTCAAAATTCTCCACCCCACGCCAGCGATTCGCTTATCGCTTACAATCGCACTCGCttgctttcctttcttccttGGGCGGCGCAATCCCTTCGATCCTTCCATGGGGGCAGCATCCACCCACCGTGGCGTGCATTTAGCCATTTCACGGCTCGCTAGCCTACTTCGATAGTTTTATGACAACTCTTTTTCCTGtcaggggtgttttttttttttacaatacgATTCGcatttaaaaccaaaaacaaccaTAGTGGCTTTCTGTAGAAGACGCAAGGacatttctttcaataatTCTCTTCGAAGCTCACGGCTCTGCTTTACAGTGTGatgaacaaataattattAACACAGTAACGGCTCCAAGCCTTATTTTTTGTAAGAAACGACATATATTTTGCCAAAATTGTACTACAAATGTCAGCAATATCGCTCCTCCTTAACACTTTCAAACAACTGTACAAAACATACCCAGTTTGGCTTACTTTTAGAGAGACAACGATAAAATTAAGCCCGCACTGTGCCGGAGCCGCCCCGTGGGACAACGCAAAAAGCCGAAATCATCATTAGCAATCGGGCCGGGAATGTGGCCGGCATGTGACACGGCTCGCGGGTGATAACTGATGGTAATTATGCGACGGCACGCACGGAACTAACAGGGCCTCTCCCCCTGGTACCGAACGCGGGTGAAAACTGCCTTTAAGGCAGAAATTAACATGCGTGCGCCCTCTCACCGCCAATGTGGTCTGCACCGGTTGTCTTTCGCTAGTGTGGGCGAGTATTCGCTTATGAAAGCATCGTTTTTAAACGCCCCGAAAAAAGTGGACTGCATGCGGTGGACTgacggggggggggaaggtTGCATGCATGGgagtttatatttattttatttgttttttttttaaagatgaAATGCATCACTTTCTCACGGAAATCTAACATGTGTCTGAATTGTTTGGTCCCCTCGTCGATGGGAAGGAACGCTCTTCGCGTCATGATTTGTACGATATTTCCGCCTATGATGGTTATTAACTTTATGCGCAGGACGATGATCTTCCATGCGATGGCCCATGCGAAATTGCTCACGCTGTTCTACACGATAGTCATTACGATTGCGCTCGTGATGATGATCAAAGCGATGTTCTTCCGTGCGATGTTCCGCACGCTGGTCAATTCGATAACGATGATCAAAGCGATGTTCTTCCGTGCGATGTTCAGCACGCTGGTCAATTCGATAACGATGATCAAAGCGATGGTCTTCCATGCGATATTCGTCCCGAAAGTCGATGGGATTATGTTGCCCATTGCGATAATTCACAGGATATTCATCACGGTAAGGACGTTCGTGGTGATGCTCGATGCGTCTTGTTGCTGGATCCCGTTCGCCAACATAGCGCATGGCCACTAACCTGTCGTCCTGCGCCGGATTTACGGACGTAATGTGGTTCATTCGTTTCATCTCCTTTAGGCTTTTCAAGTAGTTTTCCCGCTCCATCTGGTGACCACGTTTCGTGTTGAACAATCGAATCGCTTCCATTGGCTGGTATCCAAGCTCGAGGATCAAGTAAGCGCATATAAAGTAACCGGTGCGATTCAGACCGTGCGTACAATGCACCCCTACCAGCTTGCCTGCAACGCAtacggtttggtttttcgtaTTTTAGTAGATGCAATCTGGCCACAAAACACTAGCAGTATGCGCCTCCTGAGCAACTCCCACTTACCGTCATAATTAGGATCCTTGAGGTACCCGTTGACTACGTCAATGAACCTGGCGATGGGGCAGCGAAAAGGCATTAAGTGTGGGGTTTGGGGGGGGATGGATTCTTGATTTCTTGCTCTAGCCTTCGAAAATCATGCGCCCTAGCAAACGTTCGTCTTACCGTAGCACAGACTTCCATGGAGGCACAACCCGTCCCGGTACTTTTAACTTAACGTGGTCGACACCGTTTCTGGTAAAGTCTTTCGGATCGTAGTAGCGTAGCGTATTGGTTAAATCGACAACTAGACCAATGTTCAGCTTCGTCCTAACGTGCATCGTTGAGAACTTCTGGTGGGCTGGGATACCTTTGATATTCTGGAAAAACATGCACGTACATATTATTGGGCCCGCTGTTGTGCCTGATCTCCGGGTGTGTTGGGTTCGTGCGAATTTGATAATTGTCGATACACAGCCGTCTACCAAGGACCACACCGGGTGGGCTGAGGATTCGAGCATACGGGCTCTGCTACACagggtctctctctctattaCTGGGCATTAATTTGCTGGTCctaagcaaacacacacacacggcgcaCAAATCAATCGTTTTGCGTCCGTGTTCCCATGAATATGCCGAGTGTTTTCCTCGGAAcccgcaacacacacacacacatacacatcgaTCTAATCAAACTAATCACCAGTGTAAACTTCATTTACCCGCTTCGATCTGATTGCTTGGGTAAACTCATCAAGCGGTCTAATCGCGAACCCAACCCCACATGCCGGCACAGGACCTCTTCTTTCTGCTCTACAACAAACCAACCGCACCGGGTTAAGCTTGCACATGTTAACAGGTGGATTCAATTTCCTGAACGAAACACAAGCACAGTGagggagcgagcgagcgagagaatgtACATTCCAGGACGCAACACACCGGCACGGCCGGGAAGGAACGATTCGTCCTATCATCCCGACCTGGCCGCTTGAAGGGCTcgatcgaacgcgcgcgcgcgcgcgccctcgcGAGATGCCCCCGATCGtgacgaatcgatcgatttggcGAAAACGTCCCCGGTGGTCTACTTTCAATTACCCGACCGAGCTGCGGCTGATGGAACGCCTCAAACGCGGCTCTGGGAAGGGCGCGCCCGTCTcgcgaaagcaaaacggtGACGAGGGGGCAGAAgcgaaagcaagcgaaaaaaaatattaattatcaATAATAATACATTAAACCGTTCCCGGCGTATCAAGATCGTATTTCCCGCTGGTCGCCGGGCGGCAGGAGAGCCCTGtgagggggtggtggtgcgagTGCACTTATTACCTtacattttctctttttctttttccaatgggcgtgtgtgtgtgtgtggagagggggggggtgttttttttcaattttaattaatacaTCGACTTCAATCGTGTCGAACGCTTGAAGAGAGGACACACGCAATCGCGCGCCAAGATGAAGCTCGATCATGATCGCACGCACCGAGGACGAGATGCTGCAACcaagatgaagatgatgatgatgatggtgatgaagatgatgatgatgatgatgatgaggaggaGACAGTCTGGCCAGCCATTCGTCAGTACGACAGACGAGCGTGTGACGTAGGCCTAGGACACCTCGCTCGGCTCGGACAATCTTGGGGCGGAAAAATGCCAAGCTGGCTcggcgagaaggaaaatggacCCCGGGAGAGTAAAGGGGTGTCGATGGAATAAGGGGCAACCGTTTCGGGACTCGACGGAACCCGGAGAACCGAGGGTGTGTAACGGCGAAGAATGTTTGTTATATTACATTTTACATAATGATAGCTTTAAAGCTTCTGTTCTCTCTCATCctctcgttcactctctcactGTCTTTCTTTCTGCAGTCCCGTGAAAACATGTGTGTGCCAAATATGAGGAAATGGGACTTCCACTTCGTCTGGGGCAACACGATCTCGCGCTATCAAAATGTAATCGAGCGCTCTCTCGTTCGCCATCGTCGGGCTGtgtaaaaaaaggaccccaaggattttcttcccattcgCTGTACGCTCCATTACGGCAACCAAGCCGACTAATGGCTCACCTTTTCTTCCTGTTCCATGTGATCCTGACGCAggacgtgcgcgcgcgcgcgcgcctcacGATCACTGTTATCGATCTGTTTGCATCGGTTCCTCCCTCGAACAGACGAGACACTGTCCGGGTCTTCCTGGGCAGCGACCACCACCGTCGGGTCGGCTTGATTGCCTGGTGCGGTTGCAACAGGAAGAAGCAGGTTATGCCCTTCGGAACGATCCGAATCAACCGATCCGCGCACCGATAGTCGCCCTCGATATCAGCACAATCAGAGGCTTCATTATGATTGCCATTAGGGTGTTGCCTTGCCGCAGTGCAGGATCCACAGGATGGGGTGAAAACCTCCTCCCGAAAATCACCCTCCATCAGCCCGCCCAACTCGCACAAGGGCGTCGGGTGAGGGGTGAAGATAAATTGCGCAATTAAGACATTCTTCTGGTTGATCCGCTCCGCCGATGAAGCATGTGTTAAACTTTGTAATAATCCAATGGGCATCCGCTCGCCCTACAGTTCCTTTTCTCATCGTCAACGCCGGGACGACACGCTCGGCCTGCCGTGTGCGATGATGAGAGGACTTGCCCTTTTACGCACTCAGTCCACGCACGGTAGCCGCGAATGGTCGCTTGATGAaattgctgtttgttttgagcCCGCAAGGAAACCATTCGCCCCCTTTCCGCGGACGGTAAAGTGTTCGGTGTGCAATTTGCACGAGGAAAATAACTACAATTTTCATTGAGCTGCATTTATCGGGTATCGCTTCAtccttgctctctctctctctctctctctctctctctctctctctttctctctctctctctctctcattttcaaTTTGATATCACAAGCTGCCTGTATCACAGGTATCCGCGTCAGTTCCGGTGGGTAataggtttattttttatgtttaataaTACACACCagattttaaatgaaaacacgGATATCAAAACCGTTTTGCTAGGGATGCATTAATTAAGCACAATTGTGCAAAAGTTTGATAGCTTCATCTAGGTGTAATGGACCATTCCAACCTGCTTCAAATACGAAACAAATATGTAATTTCTTGCAAGAAAGGCCTATCAACACCATTACGAATGGAATA
This window harbors:
- the LOC128727388 gene encoding RNA/RNP complex-1-interacting phosphatase, whose protein sequence is MVGRHIIEGTVPAGVDNLRVYLKVCYISHCCDIPFEDFDFLRAQNIKGIPAHQKFSTMHVRTKLNIGLVVDLTNTLRYYDPKDFTRNGVDHVKLKVPGRVVPPWKSVLRFIDVVNGYLKDPNYDGKLVGVHCTHGLNRTGYFICAYLILELGYQPMEAIRLFNTKRGHQMERENYLKSLKEMKRMNHITSVNPAQDDRLVAMRYVGERDPATRRIEHHHERPYRDEYPVNYRNGQHNPIDFRDEYRMEDHRFDHRYRIDQRAEHRTEEHRFDHRYRIDQRAEHRTEEHRFDHHHERNRNDYRVEQREQFRMGHRMEDHRPAHKVNNHHRRKYRTNHDAKSVPSHRRGDQTIQTHVRFP